The following proteins are co-located in the Flammeovirga kamogawensis genome:
- a CDS encoding cbb3-type cytochrome c oxidase N-terminal domain-containing protein, translating to MKSASRKIMALLAMFLTGHSAFAQTDQLIYGIDNFDVLVYVLIFILILLFVGIMVVALGLLFIVKESLQSAPKTEEDLAFEKEGVSGGWQFFWQKMQGAKPIALEAEIIMDHDYDGIRELDNDLPPWWKALFYGCIVVAFGYLGVYHWWQDSDAEPVSIAEYHNDVKAAEIAKEEYLATMANSIDESNVTVLTEQSGIDEGQKIFIANCKACHGGAGEGGVGPNLTDEYWLHGGDVSSIFKTIKYGVPAKGMLAWEAKMTPLQMQQLSSFILSIQGTNPPNGKAPQGDKVAAK from the coding sequence ATGAAATCTGCAAGTAGAAAAATAATGGCGCTTCTGGCAATGTTCCTCACAGGGCATTCGGCATTTGCGCAAACCGATCAGTTGATTTATGGTATAGACAACTTTGATGTACTTGTCTATGTATTGATATTTATATTAATCTTACTGTTTGTTGGTATAATGGTAGTGGCTTTAGGCCTTCTTTTTATTGTAAAAGAAAGTTTACAATCTGCACCAAAAACAGAAGAAGATTTAGCTTTTGAAAAAGAAGGTGTATCTGGTGGCTGGCAATTCTTCTGGCAGAAGATGCAAGGTGCTAAACCAATTGCTTTAGAAGCTGAAATTATAATGGACCACGATTATGATGGAATTAGAGAATTAGATAATGATCTTCCACCATGGTGGAAAGCATTATTCTATGGTTGTATTGTTGTTGCTTTTGGTTACCTAGGTGTTTATCACTGGTGGCAAGATTCTGATGCAGAACCAGTTTCAATTGCAGAATATCATAACGATGTGAAAGCTGCTGAAATTGCAAAAGAAGAGTACTTAGCAACAATGGCAAATTCTATAGATGAATCTAACGTAACTGTTTTAACAGAACAAAGCGGTATAGATGAAGGTCAAAAAATATTTATAGCAAATTGTAAAGCTTGTCACGGTGGTGCTGGTGAAGGTGGTGTAGGTCCAAACCTAACAGATGAATACTGGTTACACGGTGGTGATGTTTCAAGCATTTTTAAAACAATTAAGTATGGTGTACCTGCAAAAGGTATGTTAGCTTGGGAAGCTAAAATGACACCATTACAAATGCAACAGCTTTCTAGCTTTATTTTGAGTATTCAAGGAACAAATCCTCCAAATGGAAAAGCTCCTCAAGGTGATAAAGTAGCTGCAAAATAA
- the ccoN gene encoding cytochrome-c oxidase, cbb3-type subunit I has protein sequence MIDNEQQHKGTTSANLEHFAYDNVIVKNFAIATMFWGVAGMVVGLLIALQLANPIFNLGEISWLTFGRLRPLHTNAVIFAFVGNGMFAGVYYSLPRLVKARMYSDLLGKIHFWGWQLIILAALITLPLGFTQGKEYAELEWPIDIAIAVIWVVFGLNMIMTLVKRRERHLYVAIWFYLATFVTVAVLHIVNSLSLPLSLFNSYSVFAGVQDALVQWWYGHNAVAFFLTTPYLGLMYYFVPKAANRPVYSYRLSIIHFWSLIFIYIWAGPHHLLYTALPDWAQSLGTVFSVMLIAPSWGGMLNGLLTLRGAWDKVRTEPILKFMVVALTAYGMATFEGPMLSFKNVNAITHYTDWTIAHVHVGALGWNGFLTFGVLYWLFPKIYRTKLHSLKLANVHFWLGTLGIVFYVVPMYWAGLVQSLMWKEFTPEGFLKYPNFLETVTQIVPMYALRAFGGLLYLVGALIAAYNYYMTAISGNLLRDEEASAPPLQGTHKVKRWHEWIEARPIQMTILSTIAISIGGLVEFLPTYFVKENTPTISTVKPYTPLELKGRDIYIREGCYLCHSQMIRPFRSETERYGPYSKSGEFVYDHPFQWGSKRTGPDLARVGGKYPDSWHYNHMLDPGSMSPGSIMPSYPWLLEDDISVDDVPAQISLMRNLGVPYEEGYEDKAVSDLDKQGKEITESLINDGADTAPRKEIVALIAYLQRLGVDAGKANDVPLK, from the coding sequence ATGATCGACAACGAACAACAGCACAAAGGGACGACAAGTGCTAACTTAGAGCACTTTGCGTACGACAATGTGATTGTAAAGAATTTTGCAATTGCAACAATGTTTTGGGGCGTAGCCGGTATGGTCGTAGGACTACTAATAGCGCTACAATTAGCAAACCCTATTTTTAACCTTGGAGAGATTTCATGGTTAACATTTGGTAGACTTAGACCTCTTCATACAAACGCAGTTATTTTTGCATTTGTAGGTAATGGGATGTTTGCCGGAGTTTATTATTCACTTCCACGTTTAGTGAAAGCTAGAATGTATAGCGACCTTTTAGGTAAAATACATTTCTGGGGATGGCAATTAATCATTCTTGCAGCATTAATAACATTACCTTTAGGATTTACTCAAGGTAAAGAATATGCTGAATTAGAGTGGCCAATTGATATTGCTATAGCTGTTATTTGGGTTGTTTTTGGTCTTAATATGATCATGACCCTAGTAAAAAGACGTGAGCGTCATTTATATGTAGCTATTTGGTTCTACCTAGCAACATTTGTTACTGTAGCTGTTTTACACATTGTAAATAGTTTATCATTACCATTATCATTGTTTAATTCTTACTCTGTATTTGCAGGTGTTCAAGATGCATTAGTACAATGGTGGTATGGTCATAATGCAGTTGCATTCTTCTTAACTACTCCTTATTTAGGTTTAATGTATTACTTCGTACCTAAAGCTGCTAATAGACCAGTTTATTCTTACAGACTATCTATTATTCACTTTTGGTCGTTGATATTTATATATATCTGGGCAGGTCCTCACCATTTATTATATACAGCTCTTCCAGATTGGGCTCAATCTTTAGGTACAGTTTTCTCTGTAATGTTGATTGCTCCTTCATGGGGTGGTATGTTGAATGGTCTTTTGACACTTCGTGGTGCTTGGGATAAAGTTCGTACAGAACCAATCTTGAAATTTATGGTTGTAGCACTTACTGCTTACGGTATGGCTACTTTTGAAGGTCCTATGTTATCTTTCAAAAACGTAAATGCAATAACGCATTATACTGACTGGACAATTGCTCACGTTCACGTAGGTGCTTTAGGATGGAATGGTTTCTTAACGTTTGGTGTATTGTATTGGTTATTTCCAAAAATTTACCGTACAAAATTACACTCATTAAAGCTTGCAAATGTTCACTTCTGGTTAGGTACTTTAGGTATTGTATTCTATGTTGTTCCAATGTATTGGGCTGGTTTAGTACAATCATTAATGTGGAAAGAATTTACTCCTGAAGGATTCTTAAAATACCCTAACTTTTTAGAAACAGTAACGCAAATTGTTCCAATGTACGCATTAAGAGCATTTGGTGGTTTACTCTACTTAGTAGGTGCTTTAATAGCAGCATATAACTATTATATGACAGCTATTTCTGGTAACTTGTTAAGAGATGAAGAAGCAAGTGCACCTCCATTACAAGGTACTCATAAAGTAAAAAGATGGCATGAATGGATTGAGGCTCGCCCTATCCAAATGACGATCTTATCTACAATTGCAATTTCTATCGGTGGTTTAGTTGAATTCTTACCTACATATTTTGTAAAAGAAAATACACCAACTATCTCAACGGTAAAACCATATACACCATTAGAATTAAAAGGACGTGATATTTATATCCGTGAAGGATGTTATTTATGTCACTCTCAAATGATTCGTCCTTTCCGTTCTGAAACAGAAAGATACGGTCCTTATTCTAAATCAGGTGAGTTTGTTTACGACCATCCATTCCAATGGGGTTCTAAACGTACAGGTCCAGATTTAGCTAGAGTTGGTGGTAAATACCCAGATTCATGGCATTATAATCATATGCTTGATCCAGGTTCAATGTCTCCAGGTTCTATCATGCCTTCGTACCCATGGTTATTAGAAGATGATATTTCTGTGGATGATGTACCAGCTCAAATCTCATTAATGAGAAACTTGGGTGTACCATACGAAGAAGGATATGAAGATAAAGCAGTTTCTGACCTTGATAAACAAGGAAAAGAGATTACTGAAAGTCTAATTAACGATGGAGCAGATACTGCACCTCGTAAAGAAATTGTAGCCTTAATTGCTTACTTACAACGCTTAGGTGTTGATGCTGGTAAAGCGAACGACGTTCCATTAAAATAA
- the ccoS gene encoding cbb3-type cytochrome oxidase assembly protein CcoS, with amino-acid sequence MSAIIVLIGISLIIALTFLAIFIWSVKSNQYEDTYTPSIRILFEEDDRQRTTAQRDDKC; translated from the coding sequence ATGAGTGCAATCATTGTATTGATCGGAATCAGCCTTATTATAGCTTTGACTTTCTTAGCCATTTTTATTTGGTCTGTAAAATCAAATCAGTACGAAGATACTTACACTCCAAGCATCCGAATATTATTCGAAGAAGATGATCGACAACGAACAACAGCACAAAGGGACGACAAGTGCTAA
- a CDS encoding endonuclease/exonuclease/phosphatase family protein, with protein MIRFFGVVILSFALFARLSEAVMPLAIFYSLITPFLGILFLGCLLLEIKNKQKGYLIFVLIYIVGVISILSATLQYSITSKTQKSFSIMSYNVSVFNVYAYLNHDYLESRNLMNWIKQDSTDIYCFQEYYNCDTLMVKENPDKLFTINKKLGTQQGYQVYAPPFLTNHIGATFGLAIFSKFPIIHAEKIDFKHLGGSTTNGLLIADLKIPNQDTLRIINCHLQSIILDNGEPIKNSFIEKCIASIQKIHNGAIIRSKQIDLLTTVIKKSPHPVIVCGDFNESSYGYAYNQLQKLLSNGFESKGTGFGFTLTTLPFRIDQLFFDDERLNIESFETNYSQTYSDHYPISARLSFKN; from the coding sequence ATGATTAGATTTTTTGGCGTTGTTATTTTATCATTCGCACTCTTTGCTAGACTTTCTGAAGCTGTAATGCCTCTAGCAATATTTTATTCATTAATAACACCTTTTTTAGGGATATTGTTTTTGGGATGTTTATTATTAGAAATCAAAAATAAACAAAAAGGTTACCTAATTTTCGTTCTTATTTATATTGTCGGTGTTATTTCTATACTTAGTGCTACCCTTCAATATTCCATAACATCAAAAACACAAAAATCATTCAGTATAATGAGTTATAATGTTTCTGTTTTTAATGTTTATGCTTATTTAAACCATGATTACTTAGAATCTCGAAATCTAATGAACTGGATTAAACAAGATAGTACTGATATTTATTGCTTCCAGGAATACTATAACTGCGATACTTTAATGGTAAAGGAAAACCCCGATAAACTATTCACAATAAATAAAAAACTAGGAACACAACAAGGCTATCAAGTATATGCACCTCCCTTTCTAACCAATCATATTGGTGCTACTTTTGGATTAGCTATTTTTTCTAAATTTCCTATAATACATGCAGAGAAAATAGATTTTAAACACCTAGGAGGTTCTACTACTAATGGATTACTCATTGCTGACTTAAAAATACCTAATCAAGATACCTTACGCATTATCAATTGTCATTTACAATCTATTATTCTAGATAATGGTGAACCTATCAAAAATTCTTTTATCGAAAAATGCATTGCTAGTATTCAAAAAATACATAATGGTGCAATTATTAGAAGTAAACAGATTGACTTGTTAACTACCGTGATTAAAAAGAGTCCACACCCTGTAATTGTGTGCGGAGATTTTAATGAATCTTCTTACGGATATGCTTACAATCAGTTGCAAAAACTACTGTCTAATGGTTTTGAATCAAAAGGAACTGGTTTTGGGTTTACGTTAACCACACTTCCTTTTCGGATCGATCAATTATTTTTTGATGATGAAAGATTAAATATTGAGTCTTTTGAGACAAACTACTCACAGACTTACTCTGATCATTATCCAATTTCGGCACGATTATCATTTAAAAATTAA
- a CDS encoding dipeptidyl-peptidase 3 family protein has product MKKSTLLVGLALGTALFSGCSHEKKTEKKEVIVQKKVNSLVEYTDFTLTANTSNLSSNQKKMIKNMIEVAKIMDNIFWKQAYGDKNSLMESLPTKELKKYAAINYGPWDRLQDNKPFIDGIAKKPLGANFYPQDMTKTEFEALKNSDKTSLYTVIRRDSRGELKVIPYSKEYKHELEAAASLLSQSAQLANDPGLKKYLDLRAKALLSNDYFTSDLAWMDMKSNPIDFVVGPIENYEDKLFGYKTSFEAYVLIKDMKWSKKLEKYASFLPELQSGLPVNKKYKSEMPGTDSQLNAYDVVYYAGDCNAGSKTIAINLPNDERVQEQKGSRRLQLKNAMRAKFDKILLPISDVLIDPSQRKYVTFDAFFANTMFHEVAHGLGVKETINGKGTVRKALKEHASALEEGKADILGLYMVSQLNKKGELDGNMKEYYTTFLAGIFRSVRFGAASAHGVANMIRFNFFKQYGAFEHDTKTGFYKVNYAKMEEAMNALSGKILQLQGDGDYNGVSNLVKEMGRITPDLQKDLDKIDAANIPTDVVFNQGIKALGI; this is encoded by the coding sequence ATGAAGAAATCAACCCTTTTGGTCGGTTTAGCACTAGGAACTGCATTATTTTCAGGATGTAGTCACGAGAAAAAAACAGAAAAAAAAGAAGTAATTGTGCAGAAAAAAGTAAATAGTCTTGTTGAATACACTGACTTTACTTTAACAGCCAATACTAGTAACCTGTCTTCTAACCAGAAGAAAATGATTAAAAACATGATCGAGGTTGCAAAAATCATGGACAACATTTTTTGGAAACAAGCATATGGTGACAAGAACTCTCTAATGGAATCTCTTCCAACTAAAGAGCTTAAAAAATATGCTGCAATCAATTATGGCCCTTGGGATAGATTACAAGACAATAAGCCATTTATTGATGGAATTGCTAAAAAGCCTCTTGGTGCTAATTTCTACCCTCAGGATATGACTAAAACTGAGTTTGAAGCATTAAAAAACAGCGATAAGACTAGTTTATATACCGTTATTAGAAGAGATTCTAGAGGAGAATTAAAAGTTATTCCTTACTCAAAAGAATATAAGCATGAGTTAGAAGCAGCAGCTTCTTTACTTTCACAGTCAGCACAATTAGCAAATGACCCTGGTTTAAAAAAATATTTAGATCTTAGAGCAAAAGCACTACTTTCTAACGATTATTTCACTTCAGATTTAGCTTGGATGGATATGAAATCGAATCCAATTGATTTTGTTGTTGGCCCCATAGAAAATTATGAAGATAAATTATTTGGTTATAAAACATCTTTTGAGGCTTATGTTCTAATAAAAGACATGAAATGGTCTAAAAAATTAGAAAAGTACGCATCGTTCTTACCTGAGTTACAAAGTGGATTACCTGTAAATAAGAAATACAAATCTGAGATGCCAGGTACAGATTCTCAATTGAATGCTTATGATGTTGTTTATTATGCCGGAGATTGTAATGCAGGTAGTAAAACAATCGCTATCAACCTTCCAAATGATGAAAGAGTACAAGAACAAAAAGGGTCTCGTCGTCTGCAATTAAAAAATGCAATGAGAGCAAAATTTGATAAGATATTATTACCTATCTCAGATGTTCTTATCGATCCCTCACAACGTAAGTATGTAACTTTTGATGCATTCTTTGCAAATACAATGTTTCATGAAGTAGCACATGGCCTTGGAGTAAAAGAAACGATCAACGGGAAAGGTACAGTAAGAAAAGCACTCAAAGAACATGCATCGGCCTTAGAAGAAGGCAAAGCTGATATTCTTGGCTTATATATGGTTTCTCAGCTAAATAAAAAGGGTGAGCTTGATGGCAATATGAAAGAATATTACACCACTTTCTTAGCAGGAATATTTAGATCTGTACGTTTTGGTGCTGCTTCTGCTCATGGTGTTGCTAATATGATTCGTTTTAACTTCTTTAAGCAATATGGTGCTTTTGAACATGACACCAAAACAGGTTTCTACAAAGTAAACTATGCTAAGATGGAAGAAGCTATGAATGCACTTTCAGGTAAAATTTTACAACTTCAAGGAGATGGTGATTACAACGGAGTTTCTAACTTAGTTAAAGAAATGGGTAGAATTACTCCTGATCTTCAAAAAGACTTAGATAAAATTGATGCTGCTAATATCCCAACAGATGTAGTATTTAATCAAGGAATTAAAGCCTTGGGTATATAA